The Capsicum annuum cultivar UCD-10X-F1 chromosome 3, UCD10Xv1.1, whole genome shotgun sequence genomic sequence tctgaaaaaatatagaaattcaaTGATGGTGGTTTTCACGTGAAACGTAGCTCTGCAAATCTActtttcaatgcaaaaaataaCACCTGATTTTAATACTTTCACGTCGAGATATAGAATTTATCGTGACATTGcgcaaaactgaaataactagcgaaccaagattagaaggtcGGGTTTGGAGAAATATCTGGGACGATTAGGATATAATCTGATTGTGGTTTTCACGTGAGACGTATCTCTGCGAAtctactttccaatgcaaaaaacgGCACCTGATTTTGATACTTTCACGTCAAGATATGGAATTTCtcgtgacgctgcgcaaagctgaaataactagcgaaccaagattagaaggttGTTCTGGGAGAAATATCTGGGATGATTCGGATATAATCTGGTTGTGGTTTCCATGTGAGATGTAGCTCTGAGAATCTACTTTCCAATGTAAAAAATAGCACCTGATTCCGATATTTTCACGTCGAGATATGGAATTTCTCGTGACTCTGCGCAAAGATGAAaaaactagcgaaccaagattagtaGGCCGTATTTGGAGCGATATCTGGGTCGATTCGGATGCAATATGATTGTGGTTTCCACGTGAAACGTAGATCTACGAGTCTAgtttccaatgcaaaaaatggATCCTGATTTTGATGTTCCTAAGTAAAGATATGAGAGTTTTTGTGAGGCTGCACAAAATAAGTAAACAGTGACGAAATAGAACTGAAGGTCTGATTTTGAAATGATACCTAGGCAGATCTGGCGATAAGATGAGCATGGTTTTTGCGTAGAACATAGCGTTGCGAGTCTACTTTCCAACACTACAAACTGTTCATGATTAGGACACCTCCACCATGCGTTATGAAGCTTCTTCCACAGACACGCCAAAGTGCCGAAAGCtcaattgtgaaaaaaaagagcaaaaagagGAGAATGGGAGTTGAATTTCTGCTCAGGCTGAATTACAATGATTTAAGGGGGTGTTGATGTCCTTTTATAGACTCTAAAAGGGctcaatttgatttcaaaaaggaTTCTGCTAAACAAAGTTGTCTTCAACAAGATTGGTACGTTTAAGTGTCCAAAATAAGTCAAATTCCTAATCCTTTTTGAAGTGGGATAACATCATTAATCAATcctattaaaatttgatatatgACTAATAGCCGAATCCTACATGATTTGGATATATTTAGTCTTAAATAGAATTTACACTGGATTCACGTTATTCTACCCGGATAATCATGACTTTGAGGAGTCGAATGTTGACAAAATGCTCAagtcttaaaaaaaataaatagggctccacaaatacttcaaatctcgTCTCTAATAGGTCCGACAAACCAAACATCTTGAcgagccttgaagtagggggcatctgtagacacgcacaatttattgggtcaaattcatataaaatttggatttgattcatattttattgggCCTAAAATTAGTTTGGGCTATAAAAAATGATAAGTccattttattcttcatcaaggacttcaaagTCCATTACACTtggaagcccaaactcatcaagtgatgTGGTATCCTAGTCAAATCCAAGATCAATGAGACGCCGCCACATGTATGAATGATGTGGATATCTCATTCAACTCCAAGAACTAGTCAAAAGTCGTCAAGcgtcaaagtgacatgtttcggccaatcacaagcaactaggcctaccctctacaactataaatagggggtaacatgACATGTTAAAGGGgattctgcaagcattggaggaagcttctgcattgactacagtTCAACTTGATAAGACGAAGTGCTGTCAAacaattcctggagatccaaacgcATTCCTAGAAGGCTCAAATCATCCGAAAGTTCGAGAATCACGCTACAAAAGGCCCTCGAATCACAGAAAAGCTTAGGAGAAAGAATTGAGAGAATCACAAAATTATACTCACAGATTCTTATAAATaaagttgttattttcttttcattctttttttttgctttcagttaattttcagcacaaaaaaaaatttgttgcaaatagTGACCAAAATATCACATAATCATTGCATTGTTATGATGTATTAAGTGATTTTGATGAAAGGGAGGATAATTTTTTAtgggaaggaaaaaaaaaaagaagttgggGAGAAAATGCTAAAATGGAGGTAATTATAAAAGACAAATACAAATGAGGTAGTCTCTCGTTATTCATGATTATCAATTTTCAAATAGACACCTCTTTTTCTGATACAACTTAATATATATCGAAAATATTCATCATTCATGATCAATTTTCTATTAGAATGGAACAAGTAGCAATAAGGGATCTAAAGACTACTGACACAAGAATTAGTCTTTTTCATTCTTGAATAGGGATGATAAAATGGGAGCATTAAGAATAGAGAAAATTAAGACATACCGTACTAGTACTAATTTGCTTTGTTAGCCAAAAGTGgggattttctttttccttttttttgtttaaagTTGGGGATTTTCATTTAATCCTTGGTTAGTGCCACACAGAACATATACTATGATTTATGGTTCAGTTTCCTACACGAAACTTCCTTTACTAAGTTTGTTGATGACTTGATGTTATTACTGATGTTCGATATTAGGTATGTTGTGATCGATATTGAAAAGACGTCATGTTGAAGTTAATATTTTAATTGTAAATTTTGATGATGATAAGttaaatgacaaaaaaattatattaaagatacatgatattttgatatgatttgatcAATTAATTactcccccaccccccaccccaccccccatatatatatatatatatttaataactatattgtagatgtagatgaTATTATGTTATGCTATAACCGTATACAAAAATTATCTTCAATTTATAGAGATTCAAACTTTTTCTAATAGCCAAATATTAAATAgagatttatattttcttttaaaaaaatggaaaaataattaGTGACAATACTTTGACTTTTatttaaaagaagaataaaaatcatatattgtaaaaaaaaaaaaaagagaaataaaatcaagGCAAAACTTTGACAATGTATTCATAGCATATAACATACtacctttatttttttgaaataaactcAAGGCAAAACTCTAACAACGTATTCATAGCATATAACATACTACCTTTAGTTGTTTGTCAACGCTTATTGAACTTACAGTATGTTTGGGATCTCTGCTATTATGTTTgtcaataatttttaataatgataaaagtGAGTGATTATTTATCAAAATTGTTATATAGTCTCTTCTCCTCTAAACATTTTATTTGAATCAGCTTgtcatttttcttccattttttttttttttggttaaaaagaatTCATTCATTGAGAGGTTAAGGGGGTGGGTAAGGTTGCTCCTCACAGGTCACAGCTGGAGGGGCCAAAAATAAGTTATTCGGGGCCACATTCCGACCTTGTAGGATAATTGAGTTGTTTTTAATTGTACGATTAGTTAGTGACCCGTAACAATCCGATTGCACACAAGCATTTACAAAACGAGGCATTAGCCAAAATAATTTTGGTGACCCCAGGATTTGACTTTTGGCTCATTCCTTAGCTAGTTTATCCGCCATCGCGTTCTGTTCCTTGAAGATTTTGGCTGGTGCTGCTACCTACATCTCTAGCATTAGTGACCTGCACTCAACAATGAGATTATGGTAGGAAGGGTAGTCGTTAGTAAGCATTTGAAAAACAACACTAGAGTCGGTTTCAATGAGGAAACTAGTGAAGTTGTTAGCTTTAACAATTGATAGTCTATGCCATAATGCCAACAGTTCAGCCATAGCTGGGTTGTGTGGGGAAGGTGCATCATGAACCCCAGAGTCCAGCCTCCATTATGATCTCGAAAGAGTCCGCCTACCTCTCCTATTCCAGGATTGCCTTGGGCTGAGCCATCAATGTTGAGTTTTAGCTGCCTACAATTCGGAGAATTTTATTTGATGGCTATGGTGATGGAGTTACAAGGTTGAGTGGGGTCATTGGCAGCTAGCATAGTGAACTCAGTTTCCAGGAAGATTGCCATATCAATGGAGATTGTGGAGGttttattgttgatggtgttgtcATTCCTGCACAACCAGATGACCCAGAGGCAGTGTGGAAAGAGGATTTCCCACGATAGCCAGACATTAAAAACCTTACCTCTAAGTTGCTGCCAGATAGTGTCCCAATTAGTAATGAATAAGTTAACCCATAGTTGGTTGGGTTTGTATCTACCTTTTTAAAAGAGCTTTGTCCAGAAGGAAACAACGTTTGGGCATCAAAAGAAGATGTGGTTGGCATTTTCCTCCTGATTTTGGCATAAGGAGTAATGGGTTTGGATGGATAGCCCAATATGGTTTAGATAGGCATTGGTAGGGAGCCTGTTGCGAAGGACAAACCAGAGAAAATTTTTGGTTTTGTTGGGGGTTTGGGCTTTCCAAACAAGCTTGAAGTTTCTGTGGGTATCTTGTTGCATCCCAGGATCAGAGATCAGGATGTAAACACTTCCTGTACTAAAGACAACATTGCTAGCTAAACCCCAGGTAGGCTTATCATCTTCAGTGGGATCATGAGGGAGGATGGTACTAGTGATGATGTTTTTTGGGTGGTAAGGAAGATCTATAGAAAGGTGTCTAAGATCCTAAGTACCATTATGATGAAGTTGATTAATGGTTATATTCTTATCAACAGTGGTAAGAGGACCATGGATGAGACTCCTGATGCTTCCTAGGTGAGGGATCCAACTATCAGTGAAGAATTTGACTCTATCCCCTTTACTAACTCTCCAGTTTATGCCTCCAGAACAATCAACCCAGTCTCTAAGGATGTTTCTCCCGGTTCTTGATCCAGGGCCAGTATTGTGGTGGTTATATTTAGAGAGTATAATTCTACCCCAAAGACTGTTGGGGTGTATGGTAAGTCTCCATGCTAGGCTAGCATGAAGTGCTCTGTTTTTTATTCCACTTTTATGGAGACCTAATCCCTTATTTCTTTGGATGGTGGTGAGGGTATCCCAACTGAGCAGGTGGAGTTTTCTCTTTTCAGCACTGCTGCCCTAAACAAAATCCCTTTGAGTTTTGTCAATGAGTTCCAGAATTCTGCTGGGGACTTTGATATAGTGCATGATATGAGTTGGTATACTGCTCAGGGTAGATTTAACAAGTACAGTTCTACCAGCCAAGTTGAGGAATTTAGTTTTTCACCCTGTAAGCCTTTGATGCATGTTATCCAAAATGAATTGGAAATCACTATTCTTAGGTTTGTAGTGGAATATAGGATATCCTAGGTATTTGCCAAAATTTTGACTAGCTTGGATGTTGAGAATTTGGGCGCAGGTGGAAGCATTAGAGGTGGTGTAGTTTTTGGAGAACAACACTTTTGATTTGGCATTGTTAATGATTTGCCCCGAGAGATTACTTAAATTTTTCAGGATATTGACAATGGTTTGATAGTTGCTAGGGGAGGCCCTAGCCAGTAAGGTGGGATCATCAGCAAAAAAGAGGTGAGGGATCTTAGGACCACCATTGGTGATGCCAATAGGGTCCCATCTTTTGGATCTGACTTCAGTGTCAATACCTCTAGAAAGTCTCTCCATGCATAGGATGAAAAGGTATAGAGACATAGGATTTTCTTGTCTGATACCTCTGGAAGGGTTAAAGAATTTAGTTTTGGACCCATTGACTAGTACAGAGATAAAAGAGGTGGAGACACAAGACATGATAAGTTTCGTGAGTTTATCAGGAAAGCCAAAGAATAGAAGGGTATTCTTTATGAAGGACTACTCCAATTTGTCAAAGATTTTCTCTAAATCAATCTTCAAGATCATGTTAGAGTTCTTCCCCCTCATCTTGCTGAAGTGAGTGATGTACTCCTGGATGATGATAGCATGATCAAAAGCTCTTCTATTGGCTAAGAAGTTGGCTTGATTGGGACCAATGATGGAGGGGAGGTAAGACTTAATCttatttacaattatttttgttACCAGCTTGTAGGTAGTAGTGTTACAAAGGCCTATGAATCTAAAATTTCTAAGAGATACAATATCCCTACTTTTGGGGATGAGACAAATGAGAGTAGCATTGGTTTCCAGGCATGTTAGAGTTGGAAAAGACTTTCATACAAAAGTCCATGGTTTTGGGACCAACAACGTTCCAAAATTTCTAGAAAAAAAGGGGGTGTAGGCCATTTGGGCCTGGAGCTTTTATCCTTCCCAGTGTGCCAAGCCCCCTCCCAACGGTCTCAGGCCATGGTCTGCGAACTTGATTATTGGTATATCGATCGGTCCAGCACGGATTGAAAGTTGTTTAAAGGACTTAAGGGCTACCAAGATTTCAGTGTCTAGAGGGGGAGTCAAGCCTATCCCTAGCTTCCCTTGTAAAGATGTTGGAATTATTCTCAGGGATGAAGTGACTGTTAGGACTAGAGGTATGACTGGTAGTGAAGAGACTGCTAAAGTGGTTGATGATGTGGGTCTTGATGTCATTCTCCCCAGAGATTACATTGCCCACATCATCTTTAAGCTCCACAATTCTATTCCTTCTTCTCCTGTTATCGTCATTTTTCTTCCATAGTGATACAGCTGAGATTAACCAACCAACCCCAACCCCCCAACCCCCCCCAAAAAAacagattttttttccttttcttggtACATTTTTCTGATTTCAAAGGTAAAGTGTTCCATTAAACTTGGTTTAATCAAACTTTTTGTATGATTAAATACTCCATTCATTTCATTATACCTCACTCCTGTTGACTTACtgcattcattaaaaaaattaattagagatatattttgttaaattgatcttaatgatgttttaaattttaaatttaattattacattactttatgtagttatttactattaagaataaaaaaaatataacaaaattttttatttcataaattgaacaaataaattcaaacaattatttttaatatagaaataaaataaaataaaatggagtaaTTTTTGAGAGTTATGGCAAGTCAAACTTTGGAAATTTTTACTCGAATTAGAAGACTCCGGTTCAGCGCTCAACCACTGGACCGGAAGAAGGACTCGTGTCACAATTGGACTCTCCTTCTTCCTCCATTTAAGGTACGTCACAAGTGTAGAATCACAGCATTACACCTATTTTTAGATAGGGGAGATCCAGCAAATTTTCCCCAAATACATTTCACTTTTGCACCTTTCAGCTTTCAAATAGATACACTCCCAGCTTCAAAATTGATATTCTATTGAAATGGATAAACAAGATTTGGATTATGTCTTGGTACCAGTAGGCCTCCTCTTCATGATTGCTTATCATATATGGCTTTTTCATCGCATCCTTAAACACCCTGTTCGTACTGTCATCGGCATTAATTCAATCAATCGTCAATTCTGGGTTCACGCTATGATGGAGGTTcgtcttatttttcttaaatgaaTTTTATAGCTAATTACTTAATTTCTTGTGTTGAATCTCTGTAGATAAATTTGATTATAGgctattaattttattaagatGTGCAATCCGATTTAAATTGTTGCATGCAAGTGCAACTAATGTATGCATGTTTAACCAGAAGTTGTTGCACCACCGATGTAACAGGACCCATCGAAAAATGGAGTTCTAGCGGTGCAGACATTAAGGAACAACATAATGGCATCAACACTTTTGGCATCTACAGCGATTATGCTCAGTTCTCTCATCGCCGTATTAATGACCGGCGGAAGCAAGGAAGGCCGTTCAGTCGGTTTTCACATTTACGGGAACAAAAGCGAATTTTGTCTATCGATAAAATTCTTTTCCATATTGGTATGTTTTATGGTTGCGTTTTTGTTCAATGTACAATCGATAAGGTATTACAGTCACGCTAGCATTCTCATCAACGTGCCTTACAAGAAATCGGATTCATCGAAGCATTGTGTGACGGCGGCGTATGTTGGGAAGACTGTGAATAGAGGGAGCTATTTCTGGTCACTTGGACTGCGTGCTTTTTATTTTTCGTTTCCTCTATTTTTGTGGATCTTTGGACCTATTCCTATGTTCCTTTGCTGTCTTTTTCTGGTATTTATGCTGTATTTTCTGGATGGTAGTTCAGATTTGGGGTGGGTTACACCAACTGAGGATGTGGAGACGCAGCAGACTGCTTAGGGAGACACTGAGAACAGTTTACATTCAATCCAAGTTGAATTAAACTGCGTACTGTATTTCTAGAATAAtttctaattatatatatatgtatagtacATGGTATGCCCCATTAATGTGTCAACTCGATAGTGTGCTGCATTTATTTTCTGTGCATTTTAGTTGAAAAAAGTTCTTGGGGAAAATTAGGCAAAATTACACTGAATTTCATTACTTCACATAATGACTAATAGGGAATCAAGTATGGCCCACCTCTTGAAACGAGGGTGTATATCGGAAAAGATCTGCTTATACACGATCCTCATTGAAAGGATATTTAGCCAAATTATCCGTACTCCATATATAGAGGTAAGATCTACATATATTCTATTCACTTCGAATCCAACCCTTTGAATCCCGTTTGTGAAATTACTCTCTTAGTTATTGTAAGTATTGTGTACTCCAGTTACCAAGTTGCATATAGATTGATGTGAGAGTTTCAAAAACGTATCCTCCAAGTCTCAAGTTTCTGAAGCGGATCCAGGCGCACACTTTCGTTCCGTCTTTATTTTTTACTCTCTTAGGTTAATTTTATCTCACTTAATTAGAAGAATTCAGCCCAA encodes the following:
- the LOC107866083 gene encoding uncharacterized protein LOC107866083, with the protein product MDKQDLDYVLVPVGLLFMIAYHIWLFHRILKHPVRTVIGINSINRQFWVHAMMEDPSKNGVLAVQTLRNNIMASTLLASTAIMLSSLIAVLMTGGSKEGRSVGFHIYGNKSEFCLSIKFFSILVCFMVAFLFNVQSIRYYSHASILINVPYKKSDSSKHCVTAAYVGKTVNRGSYFWSLGLRAFYFSFPLFLWIFGPIPMFLCCLFLVFMLYFLDGSSDLGWVTPTEDVETQQTA